The Propionispora hippei DSM 15287 genome includes a window with the following:
- the nrdG gene encoding anaerobic ribonucleoside-triphosphate reductase activating protein has protein sequence MIRYADIVGESIVDGIGIRVAAFLQGCPRYCPGCHNPKLLDNEGGTLVTEEAFADLLLKKITPLHQGITFTGGDPLLQPEAVLKVILLLRKNAPRLNIWLYTGYTFDEVCNWEVMQYIDVLVDGPFILEKRDIGLPWRGSSNQRVINVPDSLRSGKVVEMLFESH, from the coding sequence TTGATTCGTTACGCAGACATAGTTGGTGAATCCATCGTAGATGGTATCGGCATTCGGGTAGCTGCTTTTTTACAAGGCTGTCCCCGTTATTGTCCAGGCTGTCATAATCCGAAGCTGCTCGATAACGAGGGAGGAACTTTAGTGACAGAGGAGGCGTTTGCTGACTTATTGCTAAAGAAGATCACGCCGTTGCATCAGGGTATTACCTTTACTGGTGGTGACCCGCTACTGCAGCCAGAGGCTGTCCTTAAAGTCATCCTGTTATTGCGAAAAAACGCTCCCCGGTTAAATATTTGGCTGTATACGGGGTATACTTTTGATGAGGTATGTAACTGGGAGGTTATGCAGTATATTGATGTTTTGGTTGACGGACCGTTTATCCTGGAAAAGCGGGATATTGGTCTTCCCTGGCGCGGGTCCAGCAATCAACGGGTTATTAACGTACCGGACTCACTAAGGAGCGGGAAAGTCGTGGAAATGCTATTCGAAAGTCATTGA
- the nrdD gene encoding anaerobic ribonucleoside-triphosphate reductase yields MFTKIKKRDGREVNFDEAKITEAIFKAAKAVGGADKQLAIELTLDVLKYLKREYNGRTFTVEDVQDAVEKILIEKGHAKTAKAYIIYRNKRTSIREAQSYLMDAVAEILVETSRENANVSNSPSAKMLQIASAASKAYYLNRLIPENIAQAHTRGDIHIHDLDFYGKTLTCVQIPLGRLLTNGFNNGHGYIRPPKRPSSATALAAIVLQSSQNDMHGGQSFAFFDRDMAPFMENATEEEVYQAMEALIYNLNSMHSRAGAQVPFSSLNVGTDTSPAGRRVTKNLLLAYEKGLGHGENPIFPNIIFRVKEGISLNPGDPNYDLFKLAIRVAAQRLNPTFSFMDSSFNKEYNDQVGYMGCRTRVMSNICGPEVTDGRGNLSFTTINLPRLAIKAERDLVKFYQSLSDLINLTCEQLFHRYQVQAALKVKDMPFLMGQGLYLDSDKLLPNDTIEDVIKHGSLSVGFIGLAETLIALTGSHHGESPDSQVLGEEIVAFMRNKVDKAAEKYNLNYSLLATPAEGLSGRFIKMDRREYGLIPGVTDKEYYTNSFHVPVSYSISVFEKMKIEGTYHKYTNAGHISYVEFTSPPVNNLNAVEDIIRYMKECDIGYAGINFPIDFCESCGQLGVIDNECCPACGSVKVRRVRRITGYLSTVERFNDAKSRELNDRIAHV; encoded by the coding sequence GTGTTTACAAAGATAAAAAAACGGGATGGCCGCGAAGTTAATTTTGATGAAGCAAAAATAACGGAGGCAATCTTTAAGGCGGCCAAGGCGGTTGGCGGAGCGGATAAGCAATTGGCAATTGAATTAACCTTGGATGTCTTAAAGTATCTTAAGCGGGAATACAATGGACGCACTTTTACAGTTGAAGATGTGCAGGATGCGGTTGAAAAAATTCTGATTGAAAAAGGCCATGCCAAGACAGCAAAGGCCTATATTATATATAGAAATAAACGGACAAGCATACGGGAAGCACAGTCTTATCTGATGGATGCCGTGGCGGAGATACTGGTGGAAACCAGCCGGGAAAACGCCAATGTATCCAATTCTCCTTCGGCTAAGATGCTGCAAATTGCCAGCGCTGCCAGCAAAGCCTATTATCTTAATCGATTGATTCCGGAAAATATAGCGCAGGCCCACACACGGGGAGACATTCATATCCACGATCTTGATTTTTACGGCAAAACGCTGACTTGCGTACAAATTCCATTAGGCAGATTATTAACCAATGGCTTTAATAATGGTCACGGCTATATACGTCCGCCTAAACGTCCTTCTTCTGCAACCGCTTTGGCAGCCATTGTTTTGCAAAGCTCGCAAAATGACATGCACGGCGGACAATCTTTTGCGTTCTTTGACCGCGATATGGCTCCCTTCATGGAAAACGCCACGGAAGAAGAAGTATACCAAGCAATGGAGGCGTTAATCTATAACTTGAATTCCATGCATAGCCGTGCTGGTGCTCAGGTGCCGTTTTCCAGTTTAAATGTAGGCACCGATACTTCACCGGCCGGACGCAGAGTGACTAAAAACCTTTTGTTAGCCTATGAGAAAGGCCTTGGCCATGGCGAAAACCCGATATTCCCTAACATTATCTTCCGGGTAAAAGAAGGGATTAGCCTTAATCCGGGTGATCCCAACTATGATCTGTTCAAACTGGCAATCCGGGTAGCCGCCCAACGGTTAAACCCGACTTTCAGTTTTATGGACTCATCCTTTAACAAAGAATATAATGATCAAGTAGGTTATATGGGGTGCCGCACCCGGGTCATGTCCAACATTTGCGGGCCGGAAGTGACTGATGGGCGGGGCAATTTAAGCTTTACTACCATTAATTTACCGCGGCTGGCAATCAAGGCGGAACGGGATTTGGTTAAATTTTATCAAAGCCTGTCCGATCTGATTAATCTAACCTGTGAACAGCTGTTCCATCGTTACCAGGTGCAGGCTGCCTTAAAAGTAAAGGATATGCCTTTTTTGATGGGACAGGGGCTCTATTTGGATTCCGACAAATTATTGCCCAATGATACCATCGAAGATGTGATCAAACATGGCTCCCTGTCGGTCGGCTTTATCGGTCTGGCGGAAACGCTGATCGCTTTAACCGGCAGTCATCATGGCGAAAGTCCGGATTCCCAGGTTCTAGGCGAGGAAATTGTTGCCTTTATGCGCAACAAGGTTGACAAAGCGGCCGAAAAGTACAATTTGAATTATTCATTGCTGGCGACGCCGGCTGAAGGTCTGTCGGGAAGATTTATCAAAATGGATCGCCGGGAATACGGGCTCATCCCAGGTGTTACCGATAAGGAATACTATACTAATTCTTTTCATGTTCCCGTATCCTACTCCATTAGCGTCTTCGAAAAAATGAAAATTGAAGGCACTTACCATAAATATACGAATGCCGGCCATATCAGTTATGTGGAGTTTACTTCGCCTCCCGTCAATAATCTTAATGCCGTGGAAGACATTATCCGCTATATGAAAGAGTGCGACATCGGTTACGCAGGAATTAATTTTCCTATAGATTTTTGTGAAAGCTGTGGACAGCTTGGCGTCATTGACAACGAATGCTGCCCTGCCTGTGGTTCCGTCAAAGTGCGGCGTGTACGCCGGATTACCGGGTATTTAAGTACAGTCGAAAGATTTAATGATGCTAAATCCCGTGAGTTGAATGACCGGATTGCTCATGTGTAA
- the nrdR gene encoding transcriptional regulator NrdR, with translation MRCPFCGFAESKVIDSRAAEEGNSIRRRRECLSCVKRFTTYEVVEELPLMVIKKDGRRAIFDRGKLLNGLLRACEKRPIPLAVIEKIVEQVEKESRNNMEREITTRQIGEMVMGQLKEIDQVAYVRFASVYRQFADINNFMSELELLMKQGSKEKL, from the coding sequence ATGCGTTGTCCATTTTGTGGCTTTGCCGAAAGCAAAGTGATTGATTCACGCGCGGCGGAAGAAGGAAATTCCATACGCCGTCGTCGTGAGTGTTTGTCATGTGTAAAACGATTCACTACCTATGAAGTAGTGGAGGAATTGCCCTTAATGGTGATAAAAAAAGACGGACGTCGCGCTATTTTTGACCGTGGAAAATTACTGAATGGGTTGCTGCGGGCTTGTGAAAAACGCCCGATTCCTTTAGCTGTTATTGAGAAAATTGTAGAACAGGTTGAAAAAGAAAGCAGAAACAATATGGAGCGGGAAATAACGACCAGACAAATTGGCGAAATGGTTATGGGGCAGTTGAAAGAAATTGATCAAGTAGCCTATGTACGTTTCGCATCGGTGTACCGGCAATTTGCGGATATTAACAATTTTATGTCCGAACTGGAATTACTAATGAAACAAGGATCTAAAGAAAAGCTATAA
- a CDS encoding YlmC/YmxH family sporulation protein: MVKTSDLKLKEVVNVIDGKRLGTITDIEIDIETGKLTAIIVPGHGRFLGFFGRNDDVVITWDKITKIGFDVILVEAPHFNGTKQIE, translated from the coding sequence ATGGTAAAGACATCGGACTTGAAATTAAAAGAAGTCGTAAATGTAATCGACGGAAAACGATTAGGGACGATAACTGATATTGAAATTGATATAGAAACTGGTAAGCTTACAGCAATCATCGTACCCGGACATGGCCGGTTTTTAGGCTTCTTTGGCCGCAACGACGATGTAGTTATTACCTGGGATAAAATAACCAAAATTGGCTTTGATGTGATTTTAGTAGAAGCCCCCCATTTTAATGGAACTAAGCAAATTGAATAA
- the spoIIR gene encoding stage II sporulation protein R — translation MKKKVLAAAIVLFIISGWSFFLKENNSRSTLLETSQGLIRLHVLANSDSPEDQQLKLKVRDAILAYLSPQLEQAGSSDSARSIILNNKDKLVEIAQQVIKENGADYSAQLEMGMFDFPIKSYGDLILPAGKYEAVRILIGAAQGKNWWCVLFPPLCFIDITNAAAATSQTGTDAQGQPAKDHIEIHWKLWEALQQKP, via the coding sequence ATGAAGAAAAAAGTATTGGCAGCTGCTATCGTGCTGTTTATAATTTCGGGCTGGAGTTTCTTTCTAAAAGAAAATAACAGCCGTTCTACTTTGCTGGAAACCAGCCAAGGACTTATTCGTCTGCATGTACTGGCTAACAGTGATAGTCCGGAAGATCAACAACTGAAACTAAAAGTTCGCGATGCCATACTTGCTTATTTGTCACCGCAACTGGAACAGGCAGGCTCCAGCGATTCAGCCAGAAGTATTATTTTAAATAATAAAGACAAACTGGTTGAGATTGCCCAACAGGTCATTAAAGAAAATGGCGCTGACTATTCGGCCCAGTTGGAAATGGGGATGTTTGACTTCCCCATAAAATCGTACGGAGACTTGATATTGCCGGCAGGAAAATATGAAGCAGTACGGATTTTAATTGGAGCTGCTCAAGGGAAAAACTGGTGGTGCGTTTTATTTCCCCCGCTATGTTTTATCGATATTACCAATGCGGCAGCGGCAACTTCCCAAACAGGAACTGATGCTCAGGGGCAACCGGCAAAAGATCATATTGAGATCCATTGGAAGCTGTGGGAAGCCCTCCAGCAAAAACCATAA
- the sigG gene encoding RNA polymerase sporulation sigma factor SigG: MIINKVEICGVNTAKLPVISAGKMRELFEVMQQGEKSAREQLIYGNLRLVLSVIQRFNNRGEYVDDLFQVGCIGLIKAIDNFDLSQNVKFSTYAVPMIIGEIRRYLRDNNPIRVSRSMRDIAYKALQVRDSLVSKYSREPSINEIADELKIQREEIIFALDAIQEPISLFEPIYHDGGDPIFVMDQISDDKHQDFNWLEGVAIKEALRKLSEREKHILTLRFFEGKTQMEVADEIGISQAQVSRLEKAALGHMRKYI; encoded by the coding sequence GTGATTATTAATAAGGTTGAGATATGTGGTGTTAATACAGCCAAACTCCCGGTTATTTCCGCCGGCAAAATGCGTGAATTGTTTGAGGTCATGCAGCAGGGAGAAAAGTCTGCACGGGAACAGCTTATTTACGGCAATCTGCGTTTAGTCCTAAGTGTCATACAACGGTTTAACAACCGTGGCGAATATGTTGACGATTTGTTCCAGGTTGGATGTATCGGTCTGATCAAGGCCATTGATAACTTTGATTTATCACAAAATGTCAAGTTTTCCACTTATGCAGTACCCATGATTATCGGTGAAATAAGGAGATATTTGCGCGACAACAATCCAATACGGGTAAGCCGTTCTATGCGGGACATCGCGTATAAGGCATTGCAGGTGCGTGATTCCCTGGTAAGCAAATATTCCCGGGAGCCTTCTATTAATGAAATTGCCGATGAATTAAAAATACAGCGGGAAGAAATCATTTTTGCCCTTGACGCCATTCAGGAACCGATCTCTCTATTTGAGCCCATTTATCATGATGGTGGTGATCCGATCTTTGTTATGGATCAAATCAGCGATGATAAACACCAGGATTTTAACTGGCTAGAGGGAGTGGCCATCAAGGAAGCGTTGCGTAAATTGAGCGAACGGGAAAAGCATATCCTTACATTACGCTTTTTTGAAGGAAAAACGCAAATGGAAGTCGCCGATGAAATCGGTATATCACAGGCTCAGGTTTCGCGTTTGGAAAAGGCCGCATTAGGTCATATGCGTAAATATATTTAA
- the spo0A gene encoding sporulation transcription factor Spo0A — MTKEVIKVAIADDNREFAAIMQEFLTQQEDIELVGIAYNGEQILTIIQEAKPDVVILDIIMPHLDGIGVLERVNTFSGKRPKIIMLTAFGQESITQRVVELGADYYVLKPFNMEVLASRIRQLASTITLQRPVVAQAIKARPVDVEVTNIIREIGIPAHIKGYQYLRDAIMMIIGEIELLGAVTKVLYPMIAQKYSTTPSRVERAIRHAIEVAWSRGNMEMINRIFGYTIKLEKGKPTNSEFMAMIADKLRMEMRGA; from the coding sequence ATGACAAAAGAAGTAATTAAAGTGGCAATTGCTGATGATAACCGTGAATTTGCTGCAATTATGCAGGAATTCCTTACACAGCAGGAAGACATCGAATTGGTAGGGATAGCGTATAACGGAGAACAGATTTTGACAATCATTCAGGAAGCTAAACCTGATGTAGTTATCCTGGATATTATTATGCCGCATTTAGATGGCATTGGTGTATTAGAGCGGGTTAATACTTTCAGTGGAAAACGTCCTAAGATCATCATGTTGACTGCTTTTGGCCAAGAGAGCATTACTCAGCGGGTTGTGGAACTGGGTGCGGATTATTATGTATTAAAGCCATTTAATATGGAAGTCCTAGCGAGCCGAATCAGACAGTTAGCCAGCACGATTACTTTGCAGCGACCTGTAGTTGCTCAGGCAATAAAAGCTCGTCCCGTCGATGTAGAGGTTACTAATATTATCCGTGAGATTGGCATTCCGGCTCATATTAAGGGCTATCAATATTTACGTGATGCAATCATGATGATTATCGGTGAAATTGAATTACTTGGGGCAGTCACCAAAGTCCTGTATCCCATGATTGCCCAAAAATACTCAACAACTCCCAGCCGGGTCGAACGGGCTATCCGCCATGCGATTGAAGTGGCCTGGAGCCGTGGCAATATGGAGATGATCAACCGGATTTTTGGTTATACTATTAAACTGGAAAAAGGGAAACCTACCAATTCTGAATTCATGGCGATGATTGCCGACAAACTCAGAATGGAAATGCGCGGCGCTTAA
- the spoIVB gene encoding SpoIVB peptidase, with protein sequence MHKSRRRSFTGIMIVLLILSFCFSPQFRSIYNLPPHINMIEGETTFFPINFPLTIKIYKNTSYEVSSPVYAFSKEVALSSQTIGKSVVEFKLLGLFPLRSIQVDVIPAIKLIPGGHSIGVILHSHGVLVVGNSPVQNQEGQFVTPAKDAGIELGDTIVSINGMTVNSDAQVADLIDSSGKSGQSLQMVIKRNTEEMNVTVSPVLCNETRRYRIGLFVRDSAAGVGTLTFYEPKSRAYAALGHVIADSDTNQPIDCDQGKIVMATISGIQQGKRGQPGEKIGAFVEDNEIVGDIKKNTTFGIYGQMKTNLTNELYPDALPVASMNQIQTGPAEILTVIDNQKIEKFSVDIQKINLQEAPSSKGLVIKVTDPRLLEKTGGIIQGMSGSPIIQNGKLIGAVTHVFVHDPTKGYGCFIDWMLMESGLIPKTEKQTVGKLFTFSLPFVFR encoded by the coding sequence ATGCATAAAAGTCGTCGGCGGTCTTTTACGGGGATAATGATTGTATTACTCATTCTCAGCTTTTGTTTTTCACCACAATTTCGCAGCATCTATAATCTTCCGCCGCACATCAATATGATTGAAGGGGAAACAACTTTTTTTCCTATTAACTTTCCTTTGACGATTAAAATATATAAAAATACCAGTTATGAAGTGAGCTCCCCTGTTTATGCATTTTCAAAAGAAGTGGCACTATCATCACAGACTATCGGTAAAAGCGTTGTTGAGTTCAAATTATTGGGGCTTTTTCCTTTGCGCAGTATCCAAGTGGATGTCATCCCAGCTATTAAATTAATTCCTGGCGGGCATTCGATTGGTGTGATTTTGCACTCGCACGGCGTACTCGTCGTCGGCAACTCACCAGTGCAAAATCAGGAAGGTCAGTTCGTAACACCGGCAAAGGATGCGGGAATTGAGCTCGGCGACACAATTGTAAGTATTAACGGAATGACCGTTAACAGTGACGCCCAGGTAGCTGACCTCATTGACAGTAGCGGCAAAAGTGGACAATCACTACAAATGGTTATTAAACGAAACACCGAGGAAATGAATGTAACTGTTTCACCAGTATTATGTAATGAAACCAGGCGTTACCGGATTGGACTTTTTGTAAGAGATAGTGCAGCCGGAGTCGGTACACTTACTTTTTACGAACCTAAATCGCGAGCTTATGCTGCTTTAGGACATGTGATTGCCGACAGTGATACTAACCAGCCTATTGATTGCGATCAGGGTAAAATCGTAATGGCCACCATTTCAGGGATACAGCAGGGAAAGCGAGGCCAACCGGGAGAAAAAATCGGTGCCTTTGTCGAGGACAATGAAATAGTAGGAGATATTAAGAAAAATACTACCTTCGGTATATATGGCCAAATGAAAACCAATTTGACCAATGAGTTGTATCCCGACGCTTTACCTGTTGCCTCCATGAATCAGATACAAACAGGACCTGCCGAAATTTTGACCGTTATTGATAATCAAAAAATAGAAAAATTCAGTGTAGATATTCAAAAAATCAATCTGCAAGAGGCACCTAGCAGTAAAGGACTGGTTATTAAGGTCACCGATCCACGTTTATTAGAAAAAACCGGTGGAATTATTCAAGGAATGAGTGGTAGCCCTATTATTCAAAATGGCAAACTAATCGGCGCGGTAACTCATGTCTTTGTACATGATCCAACCAAAGGCTATGGCTGCTTTATCGACTGGATGTTGATGGAAAGTGGATTAATTCCAAAAACAGAGAAACAAACGGTAGGGAAATTATTCACTTTTTCCTTGCCGTTTGTTTTTAGGTAA
- the recN gene encoding DNA repair protein RecN encodes MLKSLTITNFALLQQVSVEFSEGLNILSGETGAGKSILIDALGIILGERASADFIRTGTDFLRVEAVFAIEQLTSVMELLDEQGIVPEEGSIIISRKVARNGKNTIILNGCHITLAVLRQIGEKLVDMHGQHENQSLLKPEIHIHLLDLFQHDILPALQNYREIYRNWLKVKENLTKLEVHSREREQRLDMLSWQTKEISAAALQINEDRDLDNEIRVLANSERIARAINHAHLLLGEGLGDQGGIIAQLSEVKRELESIERFDDNLHPIIAAITEALYQLEESTSDIGSYQDTIEFNPERLEMLQLRADLIHKLKKKYGATIEDILTYYEQAEKELYTINHYDEQIEKLLRQRDSLLVELQAAAAKLNTLRKQSGRELGKEITEHLAHLGMPKANFTVHIASSDRLGPDGANDVLFLFSANPGEELKPLHKIVSGGELSRIALAIKAVFSQKDEISTLVFDEVDAGVGGEMAFRIAERISLISASKQVLCITHLPQIACMADTHIYIEKLVEEERTTTSLRLLTEEQRLTELARMVSGTEITPIALENAQQILETAKNKKEKWKKTEKL; translated from the coding sequence ATGCTAAAATCGCTAACCATTACTAACTTCGCCTTGCTTCAGCAAGTGTCTGTAGAGTTTTCAGAGGGACTGAATATTTTAAGCGGCGAAACAGGTGCCGGCAAATCAATTCTTATCGATGCTTTGGGCATTATCCTGGGGGAGCGGGCCTCCGCCGATTTTATACGTACCGGGACTGATTTTCTCCGTGTAGAGGCCGTATTTGCCATTGAGCAACTAACTTCTGTTATGGAATTACTGGATGAGCAGGGAATCGTTCCGGAAGAAGGCAGCATCATCATAAGCCGTAAAGTGGCTCGTAATGGCAAAAATACCATTATACTTAATGGCTGCCATATTACCCTAGCTGTTTTGCGGCAAATTGGCGAAAAACTGGTGGATATGCATGGTCAGCATGAAAATCAATCTCTGTTGAAACCGGAAATCCATATTCACCTACTCGACTTGTTTCAACATGACATTCTACCGGCTTTGCAGAACTACCGTGAAATATACCGAAACTGGCTGAAGGTCAAGGAAAATCTGACCAAGCTTGAAGTCCATTCCCGCGAGCGTGAACAACGACTGGATATGCTCTCCTGGCAAACGAAGGAAATCTCCGCCGCAGCGCTGCAGATCAATGAAGACCGTGACCTTGATAATGAAATACGCGTATTAGCCAACTCCGAACGAATTGCCCGGGCTATCAATCACGCCCATCTCTTGCTGGGAGAAGGCCTGGGCGACCAGGGTGGTATCATTGCCCAACTGTCGGAAGTAAAAAGGGAACTGGAGTCCATCGAACGCTTTGACGATAACCTGCACCCGATCATTGCAGCTATTACGGAAGCCTTATATCAACTGGAAGAGAGCACCAGCGATATAGGCAGCTACCAGGATACCATTGAGTTTAATCCTGAACGTTTGGAAATGCTGCAGCTGCGGGCCGACCTGATTCACAAGCTAAAAAAGAAATACGGTGCCACCATTGAAGACATTCTGACCTACTACGAACAAGCAGAAAAAGAACTGTATACTATAAATCATTATGACGAACAAATCGAAAAATTGCTTCGCCAGCGGGACAGTCTGCTTGTTGAACTCCAGGCTGCTGCAGCCAAGCTGAATACATTACGAAAGCAGTCGGGGCGAGAGTTGGGCAAGGAAATAACCGAGCACCTTGCTCATTTGGGGATGCCTAAAGCTAACTTTACTGTTCATATCGCGTCCAGTGACCGATTAGGACCGGATGGCGCCAATGATGTGTTGTTTTTATTTTCGGCCAATCCCGGGGAAGAATTAAAACCCTTGCATAAAATAGTCTCCGGTGGTGAATTGTCCCGTATCGCCCTAGCTATTAAAGCTGTTTTTTCGCAAAAGGACGAAATTTCGACCCTAGTCTTCGACGAGGTAGATGCTGGTGTTGGCGGAGAAATGGCCTTTCGCATTGCGGAGCGAATTAGTCTGATCAGTGCCAGCAAACAGGTGCTATGTATCACCCATTTGCCGCAAATTGCCTGTATGGCGGATACACATATTTATATAGAAAAGCTCGTGGAAGAGGAGCGGACAACTACTTCGCTTCGCCTGTTAACGGAAGAACAGCGGCTAACCGAATTAGCCCGGATGGTTTCCGGTACGGAGATTACTCCCATTGCCTTGGAAAATGCGCAACAAATACTGGAAACTGCTAAAAATAAAAAAGAAAAATGGAAAAAAACAGAGAAACTTTGA
- the argR gene encoding arginine repressor gives MKGIRHAKIKEIIEHKVIETQEELAESLRKEGIEITQATVSRDIKELMLIKVPVGDGRYRYAFPLEQNVIFSQARMARMFQDSVLLLDHSQNMIVLKTLPGTAQAVASTIDCAKWPEVLGTVAGDDTIFVVVKPPDAVPLVLSKFQNLLQQ, from the coding sequence TTGAAGGGGATACGGCACGCGAAGATTAAGGAAATCATTGAACATAAAGTAATTGAGACACAGGAAGAATTGGCGGAATCCTTACGAAAAGAAGGCATTGAGATCACCCAGGCCACTGTTTCCAGAGATATTAAAGAATTAATGTTAATTAAGGTTCCTGTTGGTGACGGACGATACCGGTATGCATTTCCCTTAGAACAAAACGTAATTTTTTCGCAGGCGAGAATGGCGCGTATGTTCCAAGATTCTGTTCTACTCCTGGACCATAGCCAAAATATGATTGTATTAAAGACGCTTCCCGGGACGGCTCAGGCGGTTGCTTCCACTATTGACTGCGCCAAATGGCCGGAAGTATTAGGAACCGTTGCCGGTGATGACACCATTTTTGTTGTAGTAAAACCGCCGGACGCAGTTCCCCTGGTATTAAGCAAATTTCAGAATTTGTTACAACAATAG
- a CDS encoding tRNA (mnm(5)s(2)U34)-methyltransferase, producing MQTLNAVQLAQRLLLPKVQQATCLVDATMGKGGDTLFLARNSSPAATVYSFDIQAAAVKQTQELLTRHGLEQKVKLISANHATVGEHVGLGMLEVAMFNLGYLPGGDHLLITKPQTTVEALHICLQRLQAGGLVSVVAYPGHRGGNEETQAVEDFLEKLPQSIFTACCWNVLNHTKHPPRLYIIERTRGEFFEGDTARED from the coding sequence ATGCAAACCTTAAACGCCGTTCAACTGGCGCAACGACTATTGTTGCCAAAGGTTCAACAAGCGACCTGTCTAGTCGATGCTACCATGGGAAAAGGTGGTGATACACTGTTTTTAGCCCGGAACTCGTCTCCCGCTGCCACGGTATATTCCTTCGATATTCAAGCTGCAGCGGTAAAGCAAACACAGGAACTACTGACCAGGCACGGTCTTGAACAAAAAGTCAAACTGATTTCAGCCAACCATGCAACGGTTGGTGAACACGTCGGCTTAGGAATGCTTGAGGTTGCTATGTTTAATCTGGGGTATCTTCCTGGAGGGGATCATCTGCTGATTACCAAGCCGCAGACAACTGTTGAGGCACTACACATCTGTCTGCAGCGCTTGCAGGCAGGTGGTTTGGTTTCCGTTGTCGCTTATCCGGGGCATAGGGGAGGAAATGAAGAGACACAGGCAGTAGAAGATTTTCTGGAGAAATTACCGCAAAGCATATTTACCGCCTGCTGCTGGAATGTACTCAATCATACCAAGCATCCACCCCGGTTATATATAATTGAAAGGACGAGAGGTGAATTTTTTGAAGGGGATACGGCACGCGAAGATTAA
- a CDS encoding NAD(+)/NADH kinase, whose translation MLTFALFPNFKKKNIGNVLSWIIEYLRKNQVRVLLPEEMAKTDIYRSLTHPFEQEPSQDITLALTLGGDGTLLSTARKIAPYGIPLCGINMGQLGFLTEVELPELSVALDKLIAGAYSTENHVMLEAIVCRGKKTIYVSSALNDVVVTRGGCSRMIRLNLYINHALTANYSADGLIISTPTGSTGYSLSAGGPIIKPSLNVLLITPICPHTLNSRSLVVADTEEMLIKLQSVSDDIVLTLDGQTIYKLLPGDQITVRRSGSSAQFVKFNDQNYYGKLHSKLRRGK comes from the coding sequence TTGCTGACTTTTGCTTTATTTCCGAACTTCAAAAAAAAAAATATTGGTAATGTACTGTCCTGGATTATTGAGTATCTGCGCAAAAACCAGGTAAGGGTCCTCTTGCCGGAAGAAATGGCAAAAACAGATATATACCGAAGTCTGACTCATCCTTTTGAGCAGGAGCCGAGCCAGGATATTACACTGGCCCTTACTCTGGGAGGTGATGGCACTTTGCTTAGCACCGCCAGAAAGATTGCACCTTACGGAATTCCGCTTTGCGGTATTAATATGGGGCAACTGGGTTTTCTGACGGAAGTGGAACTGCCGGAGTTAAGCGTGGCTTTAGACAAATTAATTGCCGGAGCGTATTCCACGGAAAACCATGTCATGCTGGAGGCAATAGTTTGCCGTGGCAAGAAGACCATCTATGTTTCCTCCGCGTTAAACGATGTTGTTGTGACCCGCGGCGGCTGTTCCCGTATGATCCGGTTAAATTTGTATATAAACCATGCTTTAACGGCAAATTACTCGGCTGATGGCTTGATTATTTCCACACCTACCGGTTCCACAGGCTATTCTCTGTCGGCCGGCGGTCCGATCATAAAACCCAGCCTGAATGTATTATTGATAACTCCCATATGCCCTCATACATTAAATTCACGTTCTCTGGTAGTTGCCGATACGGAAGAAATGCTGATCAAACTGCAATCGGTATCGGATGATATCGTGTTAACCTTAGACGGTCAAACGATTTACAAGCTATTGCCCGGTGATCAGATAACCGTCAGGCGCTCCGGGTCTTCAGCTCAATTTGTCAAATTTAATGATCAAAATTACTATGGGAAATTACATAGTAAGCTGCGAAGGGGCAAATGA